Proteins encoded within one genomic window of Vicinamibacteria bacterium:
- a CDS encoding PEGA domain-containing protein encodes MKFRAVIVVLLATVSPARAAPDEDETGAIEVRSTPPGASVYIEGFFSGTTPAVVAGVPAGSYRIVIKHDGLGDFAEDIVVENQSTAVVAATLPRSGYRSPVREDGDYTGVVGKDTRKPYEKAKSQKKLSEYRVLEIGNFLVKSEDPLEPELQYTVSMGLFGGSSSGAMKEIGEDIAKAIEGSW; translated from the coding sequence ATGAAATTCCGAGCCGTGATCGTCGTCCTCCTCGCGACTGTCTCTCCCGCGCGGGCCGCACCGGACGAGGACGAGACCGGAGCGATCGAGGTTCGCTCCACTCCTCCGGGCGCGAGTGTGTATATCGAGGGCTTTTTCTCTGGAACGACTCCTGCCGTCGTTGCCGGCGTCCCGGCGGGCTCCTACCGCATCGTAATCAAGCACGATGGGCTCGGCGATTTCGCCGAGGACATCGTCGTCGAGAACCAGAGCACGGCGGTCGTCGCCGCGACGCTTCCCAGGAGCGGCTACCGCTCGCCCGTCCGTGAAGACGGGGACTACACCGGCGTCGTTGGCAAAGACACGAGGAAGCCCTACGAGAAAGCAAAAAGCCAGAAGAAGCTTAGCGAGTATCGAGTGCTCGAGATCGGAAACTTCCTGGTGAAGAGCGAAGATCCGCTCGAGCCCGAGCTCCAGTACACCGTGTCGATGGGTCTCTTTGGTGGAAGCAGCTCCGGAGCCATGAAGGAGATCGGCGAGGACATCGCCAAGGCGATCG